The sequence AGTGAAATCTTCTTTTCTTGACAAAGTTGAAACGCACTTCTGTCATTGCTTACCCgtagagcatttcgacttggccAAAAAAAAGCAAGTTTTCACCTACAGGTTGTTTATGGATGACGTAGTagaggaaaacaatcatgacacatcctgtaaaaagtctctgatctaaaaaatgtggtttgaatggagCGAATGTTGTGAACACCAAGTTTTTGACTCGACAGGatgaccatcacacaagaagaagaggaaggagagtggttgtatgttcaacgaaatggttcttccttcccatttatatTGCGAAATCCAATAGCCTGCTGCCGCTCCGGCTTCCGATTTTAATGAAGGCcgggagtggaaacgcttgggGAACCGAGCGTGTATTAATTACGCTTGGGGGACCAAAGGCACGGtcgcgttgtatattttaagcagattcaaatgtattttacacgataaattaaaactttaaacagagaagaaaatatttaaactgtaatagatatatttaaatataaagttcaatatttaaacaataataagaagtatatacacaatacaCAATGACTTCTCGGCAACAGATTCATTGCACGATCTGTGATTGTGACTAGaagcgtggcaatggctacaagGCACCTCGCTGACCTCGGACGtttacgactcgatcctctttcgtctaggacgcccaggttgccttctcgtctgCGATTTTTGTCCGTCGTCACAAGCGGTCGCAAACGACAGCGGCattgcaagccctcttgaaccccacaatacacgcactgaaagaaaagaatgcacgcttaaacaccaaatgagaagaagaaaaagaagaacaagaacaagaacaaggacaagaacaacaagatatgagcattctaaactttgtttgagaaaaagcaagcaggaggcaAAAACAATTGCAAAACTATGAATAAATTTTggacatgatatgattgggcGTCATTTGTCCCTCCTTTTGTAAGGgcaaaaatagaatttcatatcataaacctacttcaacttaccggcggggggttaaagggaatgcaaaatataacggagggctgtccggggtgtgtaaaagttggagagggttcttggaaagttttgaaaattacgagaggtgaacagtaattttcccaaaaatgTAATTGTGAAAtaactttatattatatttaaaaaaataaataaaaatatatttagggggatatatacatatagacaaacccatccatttttttaaaacgtaAAAATCAAGAAtgtaaacataattaaaattattctgaGGGGTTCAATGTAAAAACGCAATTGTCTATAAAAGGCCGAGATCCGTACTAGTTTGCAGGAGAGGGAGAAAGAAAGCTTTAAGCTCTTGAGAGCGCTTCCGTTGGCCGAGCAAAGAGAAGGCGTCGAAGAAGACCCAGAACCACCTTGCGATCATGGCCGCCTGGATCTCTGCCATTCTAGAGTTGGAGCTCAAGCTCCAAAAAGGTTGAATCTTCGTCTTCTCCCCCGTTCTCTGTAACTATTGCGAGATTTTAGAGCAAATGATTAGGAATTTCAAGCGATTGGCCCTGATTTAATTCTGGTTTTCATAAATCCCCTTCTTCATTCTACGGATGAGTTTTCTTGGATGTTTTTGatgtttgctttattttgattCAGTTAGATTGTAATTTTAGGTTTGCTGTTGTGTTGATTTGGATTTCTTTAGGGTATGAGATGCTGCTCGCTTAAGAATTTGAAGCTATTGATCCTGTTTtgttaatgatttctttgatttctttgtgtTGGTGCAGTTGAgactgtgattttatttttgttattttcttgattgAATTCCTTTGGATTATCAGATATTTTTATCTTATGATGTACTCTTTTATTGTGATCTTGAGTTTGAAAATCTACTGGTCCTGTTTCAATGTTGTTATTCATATATCTTCTCTTTGATTCTTCTTATGGTCTTTCTTGAATGAATTCAATAggttttattatctttttgatTGAATTCCTTCAGGTTATGATCGGTTTTATGCTTATATTGTGCTaatttgttgtgatttgatAATTGAACATTGAGCAAATGATTAGGAATTTTAAGCTATTGATCTTGATTCAATGTTGGTACTCATAAATCCCCTGCTTGATTTTCTTGATGAGCTATTTTGAATGCTTTCGTTGCTTGGTTTCTTTTGATTCAATTGATACTGAAATTTTAGGTCATGTGAGGTTTCAAGCTTATTTTGTACTGATTTATTGTGATCTTGGAGATTGAATCTAGAGCAAAGGACTAGGAGTTTCGAGCTACTGATCTTGATTCAATGGTGGCtgtgttttcatataatttCTTTGTTCTGATTTTCTTCAGTTTATGAAAGGTTTCCATCTTGAACCTTGGACAAATACTTTGGAATTTCAAGTTGTTGTATCTGATCCACTGTTGCTATCTGGAGATCCCTTCCTTTGTTCTCCTAAGGTGTTTTCTTGAATCCTCTGTTTTGATACAATTAAGACTGTAATTTTAGGATCACTAGTTTCTATCGTTAAACTTTTTGATATGAGAATTTTTTAGCTTATATCAACCTGATCTTCGAGCTTGAATTCAAAGCTAATACTAGTAATTTCAAGCTATTGATCCTGATTCAATGCTGGTATACATTGATTCCTTCCTTGATTCTTTTGACTAGCTCTCTTGATTGCATTCCCTGGTGGTTGTTTTGATTCTATTGAGTCTTTCTTTCTAGGGTTACTTTTTTGCTTTATTGTATTCATTTGGGCCATGAGAGTTTACTTTGAACCGTGTTTGTTGAGATCTTGAAGCTTAAATTTGCATATAAAcagaattatggttttatgaACTTTGACTTACTTTGTATTCCCAATCCcttattttaataaacacaATTGTTATTTAGAGAGTTTAACTATCTCTTGTGATTCGTTTGGTATATAACTCTATCTTCTGACTTCCTTTATTCCCCAATATCCTTTGTATAGGTAGgataaatgataatttttttaagaagttAAGTTTGTCCTTTCGTCTTCAAAAGAGATATTCCATTTTTCTGACATTGATCTCTCAGGTCAGTCATCTTTCTTTAAGATTTCTTATAACAtgaccatatttttttcttattaggTTTTGTTGTTGAGCTTTCGTCCATCACTTGCACTTTCCTTATTTAATTGGATAAATTTTCTTTAGTAAtgtacaaataaatatttttataagtaaAGTTCATAGTATGATTCTTTGCTATTTAATGGAAGTCCTGTAGACACATTTGAACTTGTAGTTGGTGCAACTCTCCTAACTAATACATAAATCTATTTGTGACTGTCCAATATCTAATTCAAATGCTATAATTTCCCCTTTAAGactgttttttatgtttatgtgtattatatatatatatatatgtatatatgaggGCAGGTTGTTTAAGAACGTCCGTAGATAATTTATCTACGATTAATATCATTCATTGTTTGAATAGTGTTTTTCAAACAATGTTAAGTGGGATGAACATTGTATagcccatacaaatgatgaacaatatttTCATCTCATCCATCCGATCTTCcattataatagtaataaataaatttcattcgTCCACCTTTATTTACATCCCTTCTTATGCAAATTGGTGATCCGCGGACGCTCTACGCGTGTCCGCAGATGACGAAtggcatatatacatatatagactTGATAAACTtgattaatatttgatttgttttgataaCATTGCCCAAAGATTCTTTGAAATTGTAGTCAAGGTCTAGACGATTACTCATCCTACATTTTATTATTGCTTAATTTTTTGCTTGTTGTTATGTTAGAGAAGTTTATTTCCACACTTTGCTACTAGTTGCATTctcttttatgatttttttttaaatttattttatttatcttcatATATGCTGTGTCACAGGTTTGGGAGTTTGCTATTAACATGGAGGATGTTGAAGAAGCGGTGCAAGGGCACAAAATAATTGTAGAAAATTATTTCCTAACAGGATGTCTGCATGAAGATTATTATTGCTATAGAAAGGTATGTCTGATAAGGAGCAAGCCGTGAGTTCCTTacattaaattaatgaaaaattttgtttaatgaTTACCAATATCATGCTTTCCCTGCAAGGTGGCCATTTCTAGTGATTGAAAATGGAATCCAAATTTTTCACAAGCAGTTATTATTGCTATGCATTTGTTAATTCCCACAAACACCTTAAATTTGCTATGCATAGTTATCCCTAAATCTGTGTTGACAGGACTTTGAATGAAGATATTGCTCAAACATGATGTGGGAATAAACAGGCATTCAACTGCATTTCCAAAGTAACCAAGGAAGAGAACGAATTCAAAGTCTTACAAATAAATGAATGCACAAGGAGTAAATTGATGCTTCTACAAGGAATGCAAAACTATATGCAGGAGATGAATTCTTTGAAGTCTAGATAAAATACAAGATCATGGACCAGGTAGGATATATCAAAATAAGAACAAGACCGATGCAGTTGGAAAGTCCACGACTCTTTGTAAATGAGTTCTTGAAACCACCTGATGCTCGTATGTGTTCTTGTACCAGGAAACAGCTTACAAAGAAGCATGTGCAAGGTCCGAGAATGCTGTCCCTGATGCTATGAGCCAATAAGTCTGGGGCAATGGCCAGAAGAAGGATCAATGATGCAGGCAACTCCAGCCAGTCTGCACCAAACCTTAAAGTAAACAATCCTCTCTCGAAAAGCATAGTACATTATGATGGTTTTATTAAGAATTACCACCAGTCATAATTCTTTAACTATAGGAATgctaataatgaaaataacatCAATGGTAATAAAATGTTAATGATACTTTatgattataaatttataatatattttttttccttctataCATGACTTGAATCCAATAGTATGTTAAAAATGCCGaacataaataacaaatatCTTTTATCTAATTTTCCATTTATCACTCTCCTAGGCACCTTTCATTCttggtataaatatcaaaatggtctctctattttttgttttttgtcattttagtccctttaatataaaatccgccatTTTGGTCTttgtatttgcatatttttgtcctttagttgtaaaatccgtccttttggtcctcgtatttacacattttcatttttttagtccctctaattcatcaattggaaggaccaaaagggcaaaTCCGTCAATTAGAGagaccaaaaagacaaaaatgtgaaaaatacgaggaccaaaaagacggattttatattagagggattaaaatggtggaaaacgcaaaatagatggactattttgatattttgaccttcATTCTTTGCTTTATCCAAGCACTTAAGTTTAGATAAAGCTTACCTAGTTTTTAAGGGGCATCACAATCCAATCTTATGTTAGCCTTTGACGttattttcttgatattttttttaattgtttgtcatttattagtaattaattaagtttaaacaagtaattatcaatttatcataatttaatttACATGATTTACTAATGTACTAAtgtacatatattaatattaagttAAATATGTTAGgtatatatttgtgtatttatATGCACGTGTATGTATTTATGTGTATACATGCATGCCTGTGTGTGTGTGACAATAATGATTTTAACACCACCAACCTTAATActtaaaatagtaataataacagtactaataataaaaataacattgatggtaataatcaattatattttttaataataaaatgttaatgATATTTCATGAtcataaaaatctttttttccctatatatgtatatgttcaTGTGAGAATAACATAATTTAATCAACCCCATTCCTTTCTCTGGagcactattaatatattacttCTCTTGGTCTAAGCATCATAATAAATGGAACATGGCGAGGAATTAAAGGTTTTTGGTGACTTAATCTAATCCATCTCATGggatatatattttagattaatcaATCAATGAGCATTATCCCAATATAATTGTTTGCTACCACTTTCATATTAAAAGAAGGATGATAATTTTGTCTTTACTAATCTGGAGATTGAgttaatttttacaataaaattagtTGAGGTGAATGgtttatctattaaaaaaattttagatttagGAATCAAGGCTTTTAGTATTTTCATCCACTGCTGCAACTCTTTTCCAATtgaaacttcaaattttttttggaaaatttaattattaaaatagataaccagaatttaacaaatatattaatattaattaataaataatattaataaaaaaaaaaatctatacatttGACTGGGGCCAGAATAATCACTTTGAGGTTTGAAAGTTTAgagcaattttattttaattaatattgattaaaatatatatttgtaagttaataatatttatctGTTAATATTATTGCTTTGAATGACCCTTAGGGGTTTTGCCAACTAATTAGGGCTTGTTTGGGAGGGGGGTAAATGAAGGTTTTGTAAGGGAAGGTTGTTGACCAACCCTTATTTGGATCCAAAATTGTATGCAAAGTAGGGTAATTGGGGGTTAAAAGggttgaaaaaattttatttaacccCTTTTTTCAACCCTCTAAATTGAGGGATTTTGGAAGGTTGGAACTTTTTCCATGACAAAAATACTCCtcttgaaattaaataattacatacATGGCCCATATAACAAATTAGATTTGAtgtttgtgaaaaataaaataaatagtaattttcaaataaaaatatttaattaataaaaataatattgtatatataaacttagcataaaatacaatttatagCTTCAAGGACATTGTAGTAATTTTTATCTAAAACTTTACCTTATATActctcaatccaaacactacaaaggttaataatttttatttattttacctttaatttaaataagatataacttaattaatttttttttttttatattacttgctTTATCTGACTCtactttattttacaaaatcttTCTTCACCTCATCTCACGtgaatttttagtaaaaaacaGACATGGCAAGTTTGGCACAAGTACATTGTTAACAATAGGCTTGGCAGTTGGCACCAGACTACAAagtacattatttattattgaggGTGACATCAGTTGCAGCACAAACCTTAAGATTATATCCTTATTTATAACATGTTTATAAGCAATTGCCCCTCTTCGGCTCCACTTCCACTTTCCcattttgtcctttttttaaaaatttttattttttatttttgactatATACATGAATCATTTCCAACgaatacatttttattattaaatctgAATCATACAGTGATAAAGAGTCAAACTTTTGATGACTTATTTTGTCTTAAGCATGTGTTGAAGTTTtgcatattaaaatttaatacatgccttaaattttaattatttttccctgtttatttttatattctaagCTTTTACAGTATAAAATAAGATCACGCTCttatcttaataaaaaaaatataagttcgCACAGCTAATTTAAGtgctaaattttaaatttaattttattaatctatTTAAATTCACTTTTCTCTTGAAATGTACAATTTTAATGATTAGAAAGACAAATGAGTAAAATggaaaagataaattaaatgttaataattttttttttatttgaactacttttttttactcttcagtTAAGGTGGACATTTGTAGGGTAGCTAAGGTAGTAACTTCATAAGAAATAATGCAAAGAGACTAGAAATATGACTCTATGAATTCATATGAAACAAGAGTGCAAACCTGGGAAGTGCTTTGGAAAGAAGAGTCTCACTAAAACAGCTACCAATGCAAGCCATTTCCCAAGCTCACCTCTGTATATCATTAAATAAGTATTGTCACAAATTCTAATCATAAGGTTATTAGGGCATCTCCAATGCACCTTTAATTTGGCGCAAATCATTTTGATTTGACGCATGATGCTTTAATCGGGTGCAATTCTCTGTGCCAAATCAAACTTCTGCTACAGTGGCGCGCAGGATATTGCGCGCCCCTGTAGCAGcat comes from Dioscorea cayenensis subsp. rotundata cultivar TDr96_F1 chromosome 15, TDr96_F1_v2_PseudoChromosome.rev07_lg8_w22 25.fasta, whole genome shotgun sequence and encodes:
- the LOC120277501 gene encoding cold-regulated 413 plasma membrane protein 2-like; protein product: MGKFAYLAVEPNADLIDSDLREVAGATKKLFNHAFILAGGISFGTTFLKSIASFAAIYLLILDRTNWRTNISTFLLVPYIFFSLPTLLFSFLRGELGKWLALVAVLVRLFFPKHFPDWLELPASLILLLAIAPDLLAHSIRDSILGPCTCFFVSCFLVQEHIRASGGFKNSFTKSRGLSNCIGLVLILIYPTWSMILYFI